A genomic region of Veillonellales bacterium contains the following coding sequences:
- a CDS encoding helix-turn-helix domain-containing protein gives MLIEKLALHVSDAASLLGVSSQKVYQMIHNNELDAYKAGKAWKIPVEALKAYMKSRLAK, from the coding sequence ATGCTAATTGAAAAACTGGCTCTGCATGTATCCGATGCCGCAAGTCTGCTTGGCGTCAGTTCACAAAAGGTCTACCAAATGATTCATAATAACGAACTGGATGCTTATAAGGCGGGAAAAGCGTGGAAAATACCGGTTGAAGCTCTTAAAGCTTATATGAAGTCAAGGTTAGCCAAATAA